One stretch of Anabas testudineus chromosome 24, fAnaTes1.2, whole genome shotgun sequence DNA includes these proteins:
- the LOC113149483 gene encoding melanocortin-2 receptor accessory protein 2A, producing the protein MSEFHNRSQTSARRSDYVWQYEYYDDEEPVSFEGLKAHRYSIVIGFWVGLAVFVIFMFFVLTLLTKTGAPHQENPDTAEKHHRPGSCLVDTDGPQDETDKAFSRPLLAGSHSYFHFYVNEEDHGQGKTTTEDKRVGKCTGAGAQLGTCSRLRGISSTVMNDMEEEPEETGGNQLLKGLIEDGTADRECAFLSHFNIPNFVNLEHSSILGDDDLYEPSVILEPQSHSQDAHCGTR; encoded by the exons ATGTCCGAATTTCACAATCGGAGCCAAACCAGCGCACGTCGCAGTGACTACGTGTGGCAGTACGAATATTACGACGACGAGGAGCCCGTGTCTTTTGAGGGACTCAAAGCGCACAGAT ACTCAATTGTCATCGGCTTCTGGGTCGGACTGGCTGTTTTTGTCATATTCATGTTCTTTGTTCTCACACTGCTCACAAAGACAGGAGCACCACACCAAGA AAACCCAGACACTGCAGAAAAGCATCATCGACCAGGAAGCTGCTTGGTTGACACTGATGGCCCCCAGGATGAAACCGACAAAGCCTTCTCACGTCCGTTGCTGGCGGGGTCACACTCGTATTTTCATTTTTACGTCAATGAGGAGGATCACGGTCAAGGGAAGACAACAACAGAAGATAAGAGAGTTGGAAAGTGCACCGGGGCCGGGGCTCAGCTGGGGACCTGCAGCCGCCTCAGGGgcatcagctccactgtgatGAATGATATGGAAGAGGAACCCGAGGAAACGGGGGGAAACCAGCTCCTCAAAGGACTAATAGAGGACGGCACAGCAGACAGAGAATGTGCCTTTCTGTCTCACTTCAACATCCCTAATTTTGTGAACTTGGAGCACAGCTCAATACTTGGAGACGATGATCTGTATGAGCCGTCCGTCATACTGGAGCCCCAGTCTCACTCTCAGGATGCTCACTGTGGCACCCGCTAA